A region of the Arenibacter antarcticus genome:
GATCTTCTCCATCTGAGATAATAAAAAGCACCCTATTCGTCTGTTCCTCATTATCAAAAAAGGTGGTTGCCAAATTAATCGCCTGATCTATAGCTGTTCCTTGGGAAGAAAGCATATCGGTATTCATATTTTGTAGGAACATTTTGGCGGCCCCATAATCTGTTGTTATAGGCAATTGTGGGAATGCCTGCCCCGCGTAGGCTATAATCCCAATACGATCGCTAGCCAGCTGATTTATGATTTCGGAAACCAGTCGTTTTGCCTTTTCAAGTCTGTTGGGGGCAATGTCCTCTGCCAACATGCTTTTGGAGACATCTACCGCAAATACAATATCTACGCCCTCTCTTTTTACCGTTTCCAATTTGGTACCCATCTTGGGGTTCACCAAGGCAAGGGTCAGGAATGCTACTCCCAATAAGAGAAGTATTAATTTTAAAGTCGACTTAAAATTCGATTTTTCGGGAGTCAATTGCTTTAGAAGGGAGAGGTCTGCAAATTTTCTTTGTGTTCTCTTTTTCCAAATTTGAAGCAATACAAAAAGTACGATCATCACGGGAATGATGAACAACAGGTATAAATATGTTTTTTCGTCTAATTGGATCATGTTGCTTTTATCATTTGTAACTACTAGAGAATTCTCCTCTTCCTTTGCTTATGGGACTATATAAAACTTCGAAACAAGGTTATCCTTGTCAACCATTCAATCAATAACAATACTCCTGCCAAATATACCCAAGGCCTAAATTTTTCTTCGTATTTGTAGTATTTAAACTCCTCTATTTCAGTTTTTTCCAATTTGTTTATTTCTTGGTATATCGCTTCCAGTTTTTTGTTGTCCGTAGCCCTAAAATATTTACCGCCTGTTGTTTCTGCTATCGATTTCAATAAAGGTTCGTCTATCTCCACGGTTTGCATTGCATACCTAAAGGAGCCGTCCGCATTATAGGAAACTGGAGACAATGCATTGCCGTTGGTCCCAATTCCGATGGTATAGGTCTTTATGCCAAATTCTACCGCAAGATTGGCAGCGGTCTGTGGTTCAATAAATCCTGAATTGTTGACCCCATCGGTCAGTAAAATAATCACTTTACTAAGAGATTTACTGTCCTTAAGCCTGTTTACGGCGGTGGCAAGGCCCATCCCAATTGCTGTTCCATCATCTAACTGGCCGTAGGTGATATCGCTTAAGGCGTTCTTTACAATGCTCTTGTCGCTTGTAATTGGCGTTTTGGTATAACTTTCTCCGGCATATACTACCAATCCTATCCGGTCATTAGGCCTTTCGTCGATAAACTCTGCCACTACCTTTTTTAAGGCTACCAATCTATTGGGTTTAAGATCCTTGGCCAACATACTGGAAGATACATCTATGGACATCACAATATCTATACCTTGGGTAGTCTTGGTGCGGGTAGAGATTTCTTCGGTCTGTGGTCTGGCCATGGCAATAATTATAGCCGCCAATGCTACCAAACGCAATACAAATAACAGTGGTTTTAACTTGGGTAGCACACTGTTTTTAGGAAAACCTTTTATGCTCGATAGTTTTAAAGAAGCGGATTGTTCCCTTCTTTTAAAAAAATACCAAAATATTGCCACTGGCAGCAATAAAAAGAGCCAGAAAAACTGTGGGTTGGCAAAGGAGATATTTTCTAACATTTATAAGGTTGTTTTTACTTCAACTGAATATAATATCCTATCTACTATTTTATCGGCATAGGTGTCGTCTGCAAGCCAGCTAATAATTAGGTTTTGTTGAAAACCTTTTCCGCCAAAAAATAGGACCACGTAATTGCCTGTGACCAATTCGTCCGATTCTGGTACAGCAAACTTTCCGCTACCGTAGAGTTTTACGCCTTTTACCCCTGTAGGAGTGGTAAACTCCTCCTGTTTAGTGGTAATGTTCTTGGCTCCTTGGGCTTCAAAACTCCTTAATATTTGCTCGGAGGATTTTTCGTAATCGGGCTCTTCGGGTTGGGAAAGGAGAATAGAAGTTGTGGCAACGGTAAACAATCCGGTGGCGCTCCTA
Encoded here:
- a CDS encoding VWA domain-containing protein — protein: MIQLDEKTYLYLLFIIPVMIVLFVLLQIWKKRTQRKFADLSLLKQLTPEKSNFKSTLKLILLLLGVAFLTLALVNPKMGTKLETVKREGVDIVFAVDVSKSMLAEDIAPNRLEKAKRLVSEIINQLASDRIGIIAYAGQAFPQLPITTDYGAAKMFLQNMNTDMLSSQGTAIDQAINLATTFFDNEEQTNRVLFIISDGEDHSEGSISQSVENATNEGIRIFTIGVGNEKGAPIPLKRNGIVESLKRDRQGEVVITKMNEKTLKDIASEGNGEYINGENTEEAVTFIKEQLDRIDKTEFEAKQFAEYKDQFQWFLGAGLLFLFLDVFVLDRKTKWLKKLNLFNER
- a CDS encoding VWA domain-containing protein; translation: MLENISFANPQFFWLFLLLPVAIFWYFFKRREQSASLKLSSIKGFPKNSVLPKLKPLLFVLRLVALAAIIIAMARPQTEEISTRTKTTQGIDIVMSIDVSSSMLAKDLKPNRLVALKKVVAEFIDERPNDRIGLVVYAGESYTKTPITSDKSIVKNALSDITYGQLDDGTAIGMGLATAVNRLKDSKSLSKVIILLTDGVNNSGFIEPQTAANLAVEFGIKTYTIGIGTNGNALSPVSYNADGSFRYAMQTVEIDEPLLKSIAETTGGKYFRATDNKKLEAIYQEINKLEKTEIEEFKYYKYEEKFRPWVYLAGVLLLIEWLTRITLFRSFI